The Fusarium falciforme chromosome 4, complete sequence genomic interval CGCGCTTTTCGCCGCATTGTCTCTCTGATATTGACTCACGTAGCCCATATACCTTACTTGCCTCACAGCACAACAGAAGAACGTCACGCTGACTTGGAAGAGAAGATGACACATCCCAGAGTCAAAAGGACCGAGAACATCTTCATACCTCCCTCTTATGTGTCATCAATTCGCTTGCCCCAAAGTTTCTGATGCTCTTGTATTTGGGTTAAATGCTCGCCAAATGTCCCGACGCCAGCCGTACACATCAAGTTACCACTCCTGTATTATTCGTCTGGGCACttaccatcaccaaccaatCAGTAACCTCATCATCACAAACAGTCATGGCTTGCCCATTTGGACTCCGAGTTCTATTCCTGTGGCTCGCCATGCTTGGGCTACTCGAAAGCCATGCTTGGGCAAGGCCAACGTATGAAGTTTGCATGCCTTCGCATATGGAGTACCTCCGAAAGCACGCTGGCTGGAAGGGAATCCCACATCGATGCACTGCGCCTACGCCTAAGGAGCGGGAATGCATAGAGAAACAACGGGAAAAGATGACCCTCGAGCGGGAGACTGTAGAGAGGACGGCTGAGCAAGCTCGAAATctcaccatcaacatcaagcaGGTCAACAAGGATCCCATAATCATCATCCAAATACAAGTAACGAACAACAGTACCATGCCGGTAACATTTCTCAATATCAGCAGTCCACTCGACCCGGAAGCCTTCGGCCTGGGACTCTTCCACATCGCCCCCGACAATCTACCGATGGTGAATTTTGGCAGCCGAGTTCTTCCACCAAGAGATAGCTCCCCGAACAACGAGACATATGTCGAAATCGGTCCCGGTATGACCTTGTACAATACCGTCACCATACTCGCTGAAGAGTCCGTGGACAAAGAAGGATGGGCAAGAATGCTGAATGTGGCAGACAGGATTGAGGTGCAAATGAAAGGAAAGTGGCACGGCATTTGGGCAAAAACGAGGGACAAAGCCATAAGCGAGGCGGAGATTTCAGAATCTTGGTTCGAACGTGACTTTGGAAGCTTTGAGTCAAATGTCATAGAACTCGAAATCTAGTGAGGCTGCGTTGCATCAATCGCCCAAGGTTGTGAGTCGGCGCGCCAGAAGTTCGTTTGTGTATCGCCCgtcatctcatcaagacgAGGGTGATAAGACTGCTGTGTTTTGGGTAGAGCCGATGAATTGAACTCCACTTTAGCCTTGAATATTGAGCCGCCCTCAAGAGAGGCTATATGGACAAACCCAATGCCGCAATCCAAGTGCGTAATGTCCAAACTTGACCTGCCAAGATATTCAATATGCATCCGGCACCCGCCGTCTTCAGTCCGGCTTCAGATGACCCAGTCAGGCAATCAAGACGGAGCATGCTCCGGATCCAACCTCGGACGCCCGATGATCCGGGGGAAGTGGATCGGATCGGAAGTCGGGTAATGAGCGAACGCCGAGCTGGACGCATTTTGACAAATCCAATCGCTAGGTTGATGTCATTACTCATCAGCTAGTTACTTTAATTGACTTGATTTCCCGCCTCTAAACTCTCTTGCTTTGTTTCACTCGAAAGTCAAGAGTTGGTACATCTCTTGAAAATCTCAGGTGAGTTGTGATCTCACTCTGTCAACTTTCATCATGAGAGCCTTGGCGAGAGTATCGACTGCTGCGCGTGGCCCAGCACGCCGTGTAGCATGTTGGTTGTTCTTTATACTATTCTGCTATCTAAGTGCTGAATGGGTTTCAGATCATCGACTCGCTCTGTCCCAGCTGTCTTCCTCAAGCTCGTTGCCAGCGAGGGTGTACCATCGTTACTTTGCCGGGATAAACACATTCAGCTCATCGGCCCGGAAACTGTCGACAAACATGGACTCTCAAGCTGCGAGAAACCTTGACGGTCTCAAAGGCCACCTCACCCACAATAAGCTCGAGGAACTGCGGGCCTTTTGGTTTGAGCATCTGACGAGTGAGGCCGATCGAGCTATTCCTCGAGCCGAGAACCAGCGCCGATGGTTCTTTGGCGGAAAGGAATTTGACGATGTCTGCGTGTAAGTCACTCTCCCGTTACCAATTGGTTCATAAACTCACGGCCTTAGTGCTCGGTTCAGCCCCATtcttgaagccatcaaggccgCGGGGATCACATCAGTAGAGGACATTCTGGCCGTCGCTCAGCCACGTGATCCTCTGGACTGGCTGAGTCTGGTCATCTTGTTGGACCAGATCCCCCGCAACTGCTACCGCGGTGCTGAGGCAGCCATCTGCTTTACCTTCTTCGATCCCCTCGCAGTGCAACTCACGCTGAAAGCTCTCGAAGAAGGCCTCCCTTACAATGCTCCCGAGCTACGATGGCAATTCTCCCACCGCAACTGGCTCTACATGCCCCTCATGCACTCCGAGGATGTATCAGCCCATGAAAAGGCCGTGTCGGGGTATGAACGCATGCAGCAGGACATCCTGAGCCTTCTGGAAGGCACCGGCGGGGCAGATGAATATGAGAAGAAGGCTAGAGAGGTTGCTCAGGCGGACCCCGAGACTGCCAAGACATTCGGCAAGATCAATATCGATTTTGAAAAGAAGCACCAGGTGATTATCGAGAGATTTGGGCGATATCCTCACCGGAACAAGGCTCTAGGGAGGGAGCCGACAGTGGAGGAGACGGAGTATCTGGAGAATGGCGGCGACACGTTTTCGGCGTAAATATACATACTGAACATGTATGACCTTGTACCGCTCAAATAACAcattctattaattaatctcccatcatcatcttcaaaaAAACTCGACTAAACTCGTCGTAGACTAGCCACACCCTTCCCCGCATCGATGCCACCATCTCGAACGCCACTAAACCACTGCCGAGTCCACTAGACCCCAGCACCCACTCACCCAAAGCTGCAGCGGATGTCAGGCACTTTACGGTGCTGACGGCATCTGGCCTCTTGGACAGTGGAAGGGACCTTTTGGCAGTTGCCTTTTTGGGAAACCCGTCACGAACGGAGCCCGGGCTGCTCCTCCGAggggttgttgttgtttaaACTGGGCTCCCCTTGTTTGGGATCACCTTGTTTACTTTTTCTCCTCTGACAACTGCATCATTCCCTCATTCGACGCATCAATCAATATCCTCGACAGCTTCACAATGGTCACAACCCGAGCCACCTCCCGCGCAGCAAGCGCCGCTCCCGAATCCCTCtccccatctcctcctcctccagactTTACCCCAGTAACGCCGTCGACAACACGCAAGCGGGCACCTCGAACCACAGCCAACACGACGTCCAAGAAGCGCCGCGTCTCGATCGAGAATGTCCCATCCGCGACATGGCGGCACACGCCCTCGAAGACCACCCTCCTCTGGCTCGCCGTGTCGCTCCCCCTCGTCGCATGGGACACGGGCTACGTCCTGGGTCGCCCCCGCACCATGCCCGGCGGAAACCTCCACTGGCCGCTGTGGGTGCCGTACGAGCTATACGGCAAGGTCGATCACGTATACGGCCTCAAGTCTTGGGATGCGCACAACGGCTTCACCGGCGCCCAGAGCGCCCTCAACGTCGTCGAGTCGCTCATGTATGTGGTCTACCTGTGGCTGGTCTGGACGCGCGCCGACAACCGGTCGACGGATGGAGCTGCGAGGAGGACGCTCAGTGGCCGTGATGGCGCTTTGGCTGTGCTGATTGGCTTCAGCGCGGCTGTCATGACGCTGAGCAAGACGGTCCTGTACTGTAAGTGATGCCATGATGCATTGAGGGCCATGTTTACTAACTAAACATGAGGGGCCAATGAATACTACAGCGGTTTCGATAATATCGGCCACAACACACCGCTCGACATCTTCTACCTCTGGATGCTCCCCAAGTGAGTCTCCTCCACTACCTATCACTCCACAATGCTAATCCCACCCAGCGGCTTCTGGCTCATCCTCCCAGCTTACATGATTTGGGTGTTTGGGAATAACATCCTCGACGGCCTGTCCATGACTTCCGGTCAATCTGTCAAGAAAAGCTTGGAGTAAGCTTGTGACGGGTCTGTTTTTCATTCATTGATCGAGTCGGGCTATAGGATGATGTACCGACCATGAGGCATGAGTTATGAAGCGCGACTGGAAGCCCTGAGCAATTGATACCCTATTCAAGTTTCAATAAATGACGATTTGCTACTCATCAAACGCCCGAGCTAAATTGCCACGTATCTAAATCCTCATGCTGGGTACTCAGGCCCTCTCAGCCTCAGAAACAACAAAAAATATGCTTGACAAGATTGTTCAGCTTTAGCCTCTCTTCCACGGCCCGCGTTGGGTCCAGGCTCGCCTCGAGGTAGATTCTATGCAGGACCTGCACCGCGCTCTCAgtatcctcctccatctttcgCCCCCGCGGGGCCGTGTTCAAGGTATctctcaacatcatcaaggacgGGCCTCCCAGCCTGCATTCCCGCACGTACGGGAGCAGCAGCACAATGATCTTTGCAGTCTCGTTCTTGCCCGGGTCCTCTTCCAGGTCCCATACGAAATGCTCCATCAACTGCTTCCCGCAGAACTTCTCACTAGGCTTGGCGCCCTTGTCAAGAAGGAAGGACACCATTTCCGAGGACCGATGAAGCCCCAGGTTCTTCTCGCGGTTGCGTCTGAGAGCTTTGCAGCCAGGCCTCAACGCGTAATCCAGCAGTGGCCTTCCAGATTTGCTGTTTACCGCCTTGCTGACTGATTCATTCTCCTTAACATAGTGGACGAGACCAAATCGTACGGCCAGGGATAGCATGCTGCTCTGGCTCAGCTTTAGCTGTTCCACTGACACCATACCGTGCGTACCAACTTCACCTAGCAGACGTAGAGTGTTGCTCCAGTGATATTTGCCAAGCCCGTTATACACGTTCTTGTACAGATACGTCATGATCTTGTCCAGCTCCGCTACCAAACGACTCTGGGCCTTACCTGACGCCTTCTCGGTCTGTCGACACGTGGTCAGGGCGTAATAGACCAACCTCTCAAGAGTCGCAGGGAACACAACGTTCTTATCAGCGCCCTTCTCAAAACCTTGCTCTGCAAACGTCTTGATTCGAAAAACCAGCATACGAAGCATGGCAGTCTCTGCATGGAAGGCATCCCCAGATCTCCCCGCCGATGCGCCCGCGGCCTCCTTCAGTTTGATGCAGACCTCAAGCGATGAGACAAACTCAAACACGGAGCGGTGGATAAACGTGACAAACGGGTTTCCAAGCTCGTCCTCGATGCTGTTCCGGTAGGAGTCCGTGCTCCACATTACCGTTTCCTCGTTGAGCTGGACTCTCTTAACACGCTGCACTTCAATAAGGCCTAGGCAGCGGCCAGCTATACGGGCTTCCATAGAGTCCATCCAACGATGGGCTTGTTCCTTATCGAGCGGTGCCACCGGCAGGGTAAAGAcggcctcctcgtcgagcTCCTCTACCAGGGCCAAGCCCAGCAAGCTGGTACGAGCTCCCTCGGACGTTCCAAAAGACAACATCTGCAGGAGACGAGAGACTTGTGGTTTGTATCTTTCGAGTATTCTGATCCACATGTACAGATAAAGGTCTTCAAGATCTGTCGGAAGCTCGAGGATGCGCTCACGCAGCTCGTCGACAGAGTCCCCGTTGTTGAGACCTTCGAGCAGGGACCGCACAACGAGATACACCCACAGAAAGACGCCAGCAGAGTTCTCCACTATCTCTTCCTTCAGAGCACTAATGACTGAAGTATCATCGCCCATCGTTGTCTGTGAGGACTGATGCTCACTGATCCGCTGGTCCACGAAACTGGCAACATCAGGCCGCGTGAGCTCATGAAGGCGAAGCCTCGGGTATCCAGCTAGGCGTTCCTCAAAGACAACCCAGGGACGGCTCGTGAGAAGAAACTTGACGTTGGGAAACTCTGAGAGCGCCTTGAACACATCTACTAGCTCAGCCATCTGATGATTGCTCGCGTCGTactcatcaaggccatcaacgcTAAAGAAGAATCGCTCATTTGGGCAACTCTTCAACAGTGCCTCCAACGCCCTCTTCAGCTCCCAGTACGTTGGCTCAAAGCTCCTGTCCCCATTCTGGTCAAAGCGAAAAGCCTCGAAGCGCTCAGGGAAAGCAAATTTGATGAGCTCGCGCCGCTTGAACA includes:
- a CDS encoding NACHT domain-containing protein — translated: MDPISALSLVANIFQVIGFTNNVIAISKQIYDAGSPAGLSELEQIAIDAPRTADDITERLAGCDPALLGSEDSVLLRLGQEIILIAQELKLLLEKLRAKGAGGKPWHTLHQTLMTIWKRDDIEKLEKRLVAVRGELQFHGVALIQKKLDQHSLQLQDVVAQLDDHAQAVIPQLFGQLDKIKVQNDTIIDNQMNGEIVASRRHEELMGAVKGAMCQPGQPLPPNKRVSRKMRETAQKKILVSLWFATMQDREDTIHEAYRRTYEWLFCDPVAEQKPWDNFRNFLSDDADIYWITGKAGSGKSTLTKFATHHRETSEALLRWAAGKPLNMACFYFYYKGTKLEKSEAGVLRSLLHQMLFKRRELIKFAFPERFEAFRFDQNGDRSFEPTYWELKRALEALLKSCPNERFFFSVDGLDEYDASNHQMAELVDVFKALSEFPNVKFLLTSRPWVVFEERLAGYPRLRLHELTRPDVASFVDQRISEHQSSQTTMGDDTSVISALKEEIVENSAGVFLWVYLVVRSLLEGLNNGDSVDELRERILELPTDLEDLYLYMWIRILERYKPQVSRLLQMLSFGTSEGARTSLLGLALVEELDEEAVFTLPVAPLDKEQAHRWMDSMEARIAGRCLGLIEVQRVKRVQLNEETVMWSTDSYRNSIEDELGNPFVTFIHRSVFEFVSSLEVCIKLKEAAGASAGRSGDAFHAETAMLRMLVFRIKTFAEQGFEKGADKNVVFPATLERLVYYALTTCRQTEKASGKAQSRLVAELDKIMTYLYKNVYNGLGKYHWSNTLRLLGEVGTHGMVSVEQLKLSQSSMLSLAVRFGLVHYVKENESVSKAVNSKSGRPLLDYALRPGCKALRRNREKNLGLHRSSEMVSFLLDKGAKPSEKFCGKQLMEHFVWDLEEDPGKNETAKIIVLLLPYVRECRLGGPSLMMLRDTLNTAPRGRKMEEDTESAVQVLHRIYLEASLDPTRAVEERLKLNNLVKHIFCCF